From Sediminibacterium sp. TEGAF015, a single genomic window includes:
- a CDS encoding N-acetylmuramoyl-L-alanine amidase, with translation MKKGIYFLLALLVTIGFSCNSHPYKSTNKVYKHQVKNYLKKIGSIPPVSLVSDTIPPSPYWVGTTNFGIRKPSYVIIHHTAQHSTEQTLKTFTLPRTAVSAHYVIGSDGKVYQMLNDYFRGQHAGVSRWGNQLDMNSASIGIELDNTGFEYFEEAQINSLLVVLGKLKKDYAIPTANFIGHGDIAPTRKNDPNWRFPWKLLAEKGFGYWYDDKRDSVPASFDHITGLRIVGYDIKDTSAAIVAFKRHFLQDTTKGMTPLGREILFNLHKKYF, from the coding sequence ATGAAAAAAGGAATTTATTTTTTATTAGCATTACTGGTCACTATCGGGTTTTCTTGTAATTCACACCCTTATAAATCTACCAATAAAGTATATAAACATCAGGTCAAAAACTATCTTAAAAAAATTGGATCAATTCCACCTGTTTCCCTTGTATCAGATACTATACCCCCTTCGCCTTATTGGGTGGGTACCACCAATTTTGGAATCAGAAAACCAAGTTATGTTATCATTCATCATACAGCACAGCATTCCACTGAACAAACTTTAAAAACATTCACCCTGCCAAGAACAGCGGTTAGTGCACACTATGTAATTGGAAGTGACGGGAAAGTATACCAAATGCTAAATGATTACTTTAGAGGACAGCACGCGGGTGTTAGCAGATGGGGGAATCAATTAGATATGAATTCGGCTTCCATTGGAATTGAATTGGATAATACCGGGTTTGAGTATTTTGAAGAAGCCCAAATCAACAGTTTATTGGTTGTACTGGGTAAATTAAAAAAAGACTATGCCATTCCTACAGCAAATTTTATAGGTCATGGCGATATTGCCCCAACCAGAAAGAATGATCCCAATTGGAGATTTCCCTGGAAATTGCTGGCTGAAAAAGGTTTTGGATATTGGTATGATGATAAAAGAGATTCCGTTCCTGCAAGTTTTGATCATATAACTGGCCTAAGAATTGTAGGGTATGATATTAAGGATACCAGTGCAGCAATAGTTGCATTTAAAAGACATTTTTTACAAGATACTACCAAAGGCATGACTCCACTAGGCAGAGAGATTTTATTCAATCTACATAAAAAATATTTTTAA
- a CDS encoding aconitate hydratase, producing MAFDIDMIKKVYAEMPAKVDNARKTLGRPLTLSEKILFAHLHEDQELSNFERGKSYVDFAPDRVAMQDATAQMALLQFMQAGRPKAAVPSTVHCDHLITARNEAKKDLEVANAESKEVYDFLASVSNKYGIGFWKPGAGIIHQVVLENYAFPGGMMIGTDSHTVNAGGLGMVAVGVGGADACDVMAGLPWELKWPKLIGIKLTGKLSGWTAPKDVILKVAGILTVKGGTGAIVEYFGEGAAAMSCTGKGTICNMGAEIGATTSTFGYDESMSRYLKATGREEVAQMADGVKAYLNADPEVYAEPEKYFDQVIEINLSELEPHLNGPFTPDLATPISKMKEMAAANGWPTKVEVGLIGSCTNSSYEDISRAVSLAKQVAEKGLTPKAQYTITPGSEQVRYTIERDGFLEVFDKIGATVFANACGPCIGMWDRMGAEKQERNTIVHSFNRNFAKRADGNPNTLAFVASPELVTALAIAGDLTFNPITDTLTNDKGEQVKLDEPTGMELPAKGFAVEDAGYQAPAEDGSKVNVQVDPASKRLQLLDPFAAWEGTDLKGLKLLIKAKGKCTTDHISMAGPWLKFRGHLDNISNNMLIGAVNFFNEKTDNVKNQLTGEYGPVPATQRAYKAAGIGSIVVGDENYGEGSSREHAAMEPRHLGVRAILVKSFARIHETNLKKQGMLALTFNDKADYDKIQEDDTISIEGLTEFAPGKSLTVVLQHKDGSVDSIVVNHTYNAQQIEWFKAGGALNIIRKQVAGN from the coding sequence ATGGCTTTTGACATAGACATGATCAAAAAAGTGTACGCAGAAATGCCTGCCAAAGTAGATAATGCAAGAAAAACCTTAGGCAGACCGCTTACCTTGTCCGAAAAAATTCTTTTTGCCCATTTACACGAAGACCAGGAACTGAGTAATTTTGAAAGGGGTAAAAGTTATGTAGATTTTGCACCCGATCGTGTAGCCATGCAGGATGCAACCGCTCAGATGGCATTATTACAGTTTATGCAAGCTGGTCGTCCAAAAGCAGCCGTGCCTTCTACGGTACATTGTGACCACTTAATCACTGCCAGAAACGAAGCTAAAAAAGACTTAGAAGTTGCCAATGCAGAAAGCAAGGAAGTATATGATTTCCTGGCTTCTGTGTCTAATAAATACGGTATTGGCTTCTGGAAACCAGGAGCAGGTATTATTCACCAAGTGGTATTGGAAAACTATGCATTCCCTGGAGGTATGATGATTGGAACCGACTCTCATACAGTAAATGCAGGTGGGTTAGGTATGGTTGCTGTAGGTGTCGGTGGAGCAGATGCCTGTGATGTGATGGCAGGCTTACCATGGGAGCTAAAATGGCCTAAATTAATCGGTATTAAACTAACCGGTAAATTAAGTGGATGGACTGCCCCTAAAGACGTTATCTTAAAAGTTGCCGGTATTTTAACTGTAAAAGGTGGAACAGGAGCTATTGTTGAATATTTTGGTGAAGGCGCAGCAGCCATGAGCTGTACTGGTAAAGGCACCATTTGTAATATGGGTGCTGAAATTGGTGCTACTACTTCAACATTCGGATACGATGAAAGTATGAGCCGTTATTTGAAAGCAACAGGTAGAGAAGAAGTAGCGCAAATGGCGGATGGCGTTAAAGCATATCTGAATGCTGATCCGGAAGTATATGCCGAACCAGAAAAATATTTTGATCAGGTTATTGAAATTAATTTAAGCGAATTAGAGCCCCATTTAAACGGTCCTTTCACTCCAGATTTGGCAACCCCAATTTCCAAGATGAAAGAAATGGCTGCAGCCAATGGCTGGCCTACCAAAGTTGAAGTGGGCTTAATTGGAAGCTGTACCAACAGCTCTTACGAAGATATCAGCAGAGCGGTAAGTCTTGCCAAGCAAGTTGCTGAAAAAGGATTAACACCAAAAGCACAATATACCATCACTCCTGGTAGTGAGCAGGTACGTTATACCATTGAACGCGACGGCTTCCTGGAAGTTTTTGACAAAATAGGCGCAACTGTTTTTGCCAATGCATGTGGTCCTTGTATTGGAATGTGGGACAGAATGGGAGCGGAGAAGCAAGAACGCAATACCATTGTACACAGCTTCAACAGAAATTTTGCCAAACGTGCAGATGGTAACCCTAACACACTTGCATTTGTAGCAAGTCCTGAATTGGTAACCGCATTGGCTATTGCTGGTGATTTAACTTTCAACCCAATCACAGATACTTTAACCAACGATAAAGGTGAGCAGGTAAAATTAGATGAACCTACTGGCATGGAATTGCCTGCAAAGGGATTTGCAGTAGAAGACGCCGGATACCAGGCTCCTGCAGAAGACGGAAGCAAGGTAAATGTTCAGGTAGACCCTGCCAGCAAGCGTTTACAATTACTTGATCCATTTGCAGCATGGGAAGGAACAGACCTGAAGGGATTAAAACTGTTGATTAAGGCAAAAGGTAAATGTACTACCGACCATATTTCTATGGCAGGTCCCTGGTTGAAATTCCGTGGTCACTTAGACAATATTTCGAATAATATGTTGATTGGAGCTGTTAACTTCTTCAATGAAAAAACAGATAATGTTAAGAACCAATTGACAGGAGAATACGGACCTGTTCCTGCTACACAAAGAGCTTATAAAGCAGCGGGAATAGGCTCAATTGTAGTAGGCGATGAAAACTACGGCGAAGGTAGTTCTAGAGAGCATGCGGCTATGGAGCCACGTCATTTAGGTGTTCGTGCCATTTTAGTTAAATCCTTTGCCCGTATTCACGAAACCAACCTGAAGAAGCAGGGTATGCTGGCATTAACCTTTAATGATAAAGCCGATTACGATAAAATTCAGGAAGATGATACCATCAGCATTGAAGGTCTTACCGAATTTGCTCCAGGTAAGTCATTGACAGTTGTTTTACAACACAAGGACGGATCGGTGGATTCAATCGTTGTGAATCATACGTACAACGCTCAGCAAATTGAGTGGTTTAAAGCGGGTGGCGCGTTGAATATTATTCGCAAACAAGTAGCCGGCAACTAA
- a CDS encoding PspC domain-containing protein → MDKIREFLELQAFGVCSSIGDKLGIASTRIRMWFIYISFLTMGSPIIIYMILAFWKNIKNYVFAAKRNPLKYY, encoded by the coding sequence ATGGATAAAATAAGAGAATTCCTGGAATTGCAGGCATTTGGCGTTTGCTCTTCTATTGGCGATAAGCTGGGTATTGCATCCACAAGAATCCGCATGTGGTTTATCTATATCTCATTTCTAACAATGGGTTCTCCTATTATTATTTACATGATATTGGCTTTCTGGAAGAACATTAAAAACTATGTTTTCGCAGCAAAGAGGAATCCATTGAAGTATTATTAA
- a CDS encoding glutamine--tRNA ligase/YqeY domain fusion protein, translating into MSSEEKSLNFIEEIIEADLASGKHSSITTRFPPEPNGYLHIGHAKSIVLNFGLALKYGGSTNLRFDDTNPVTEDTEYVESIKNDVKWLGFNWAQELYASDYFDQLYAMALQLIDKGLAYVDDSTSEEIAAQKGTPTTPGTRNIYAQRTPEENRSLFEAMKAGNFPDGSKVLRVKIDMTSPNMLLRDPIIYRIKHAKHHRTGDKWCIYPMYDFAHGQSDSIEKITHSICTLEFVPHRPLYDWCIENLNTFPSKQYEFARLNMTYTVMSKRKLLQLVNEKMVNGWDDPRMSTISGMRRRGYPAAAIREFCDRIGVAKRDNLIDVGLLEFCVREELNKTAQRRMVVFDPIKVIITNYSQDAEELTSENNPEDSNGGVRIVPFSKEIWIEREDFMENPPKKYFRLAPGQMVRLKSAYIIKCEEVIKDDQGNITALHCTYIPESKSGSDTSGIHVKGTLHWVSAAHAIQAEVRLYDRLFKVEDVANAEGDFKDHINPDSLQIISGAYAEPALAEDPSGLAFQFLRKGYFVQDPDSNKSKLVFNRTVTLKDAWAKEVKKG; encoded by the coding sequence ATGAGCAGCGAAGAGAAGAGTTTAAACTTTATAGAAGAAATTATTGAAGCTGATTTAGCCAGCGGGAAACATTCATCCATTACCACCCGTTTCCCCCCTGAGCCGAACGGATACTTGCATATTGGACACGCAAAGAGCATTGTACTGAATTTTGGTCTTGCATTAAAATATGGTGGATCTACAAATTTGAGATTTGACGATACCAATCCTGTAACAGAAGATACCGAATACGTAGAAAGCATCAAAAATGATGTTAAATGGTTGGGATTTAACTGGGCTCAAGAATTATATGCTTCCGATTATTTTGATCAGCTTTATGCAATGGCCTTACAATTAATAGATAAAGGCCTGGCTTATGTGGATGATAGCACCAGTGAAGAAATTGCGGCACAAAAAGGAACACCTACAACACCCGGAACCAGGAACATTTATGCACAAAGAACACCCGAAGAAAACAGGTCTTTGTTTGAAGCAATGAAAGCTGGAAATTTTCCAGACGGGTCAAAAGTGCTGCGAGTTAAAATAGATATGACTTCTCCCAATATGTTATTGAGAGATCCGATTATTTACAGAATTAAACACGCAAAACATCACAGAACAGGCGATAAATGGTGCATTTATCCCATGTATGATTTTGCACATGGACAAAGTGATTCCATTGAAAAAATAACACACTCTATTTGTACGCTTGAATTTGTACCACACCGGCCCTTATATGATTGGTGCATTGAAAATCTGAATACATTTCCATCAAAACAATACGAATTCGCACGCTTAAACATGACATATACAGTTATGAGTAAGCGTAAACTATTGCAATTGGTAAATGAAAAAATGGTAAACGGTTGGGATGACCCAAGAATGAGTACCATCAGTGGAATGCGCAGAAGAGGATATCCTGCAGCAGCCATCCGTGAATTTTGTGACAGGATAGGAGTTGCCAAAAGAGATAACCTGATTGATGTGGGATTGCTGGAATTCTGTGTAAGAGAAGAACTTAATAAAACTGCACAGCGAAGAATGGTGGTTTTTGATCCCATCAAAGTAATCATAACCAATTACTCGCAAGATGCCGAGGAGTTGACCAGTGAAAACAATCCTGAAGACTCGAATGGTGGAGTTAGAATAGTTCCTTTCAGTAAAGAAATCTGGATTGAAAGAGAAGATTTTATGGAAAATCCACCAAAGAAATATTTCAGATTGGCACCTGGACAGATGGTACGTTTAAAAAGCGCCTATATCATCAAATGCGAGGAAGTCATTAAAGATGATCAGGGAAATATTACCGCCTTACATTGTACTTATATACCAGAAAGCAAAAGCGGATCGGATACTTCCGGAATTCACGTAAAAGGCACCCTGCATTGGGTTAGCGCTGCACATGCTATTCAGGCGGAAGTAAGATTATATGATCGTCTGTTTAAAGTAGAAGATGTGGCTAATGCTGAAGGTGATTTCAAAGACCATATTAATCCAGATTCGCTTCAAATTATTTCTGGTGCCTATGCTGAACCAGCATTAGCAGAAGACCCTTCAGGACTGGCATTTCAATTTTTAAGAAAGGGCTATTTCGTGCAGGATCCAGACAGCAATAAATCCAAACTTGTCTTTAATAGAACGGTTACATTAAAAGATGCCTGGGCTAAAGAGGTCAAAAAAGGATAA
- the hutH gene encoding histidine ammonia-lyase, with translation MLNQFTLQQTIAFMSYNYLPLDSKPLNFQQIKHLLDFDQQVSITFDAHEKVLACRSYVDEKMKASESKYYGVNTGFGYLQNVQISTDQIEQLQYNLIVSHACGLGEEVPEPIVKLMMMLKIKQLSYGKSGVSINTVIRLMDMYNHQIIPVIYTQGSLGASGDLAPLSHMSLPLLGLGEVNYKGKRMTSAEALAIMNWEPIHLQSKEGLALINGTQFMNAYGLYCLKKAEHLLKMADLIAALSIDAFACVIEPFHEAIHAIRGHKGQKATAEKIRQYLNGSSIVSQPKSQVQDPYSFRCIPQVHGASKDAFDHILSVFMQEVNAVTDNPNVFPELDLILSGGNFHGQPLAINLDYLCIAMSEMASISERRTYQLISGQRSLPLFLVKNAGLNSGFMIPQYTAAGIVSENKQLCTPSSVDSISSSNNQEDHVSMGANAATKCFRLIQNVEKVLAIELMTAAQAMDFRRPATTSPILEILIKEYRELVSFNDADRILHTDMVKSINFIARYETGKL, from the coding sequence ATGCTAAATCAGTTTACTTTGCAGCAAACGATTGCCTTCATGAGCTATAACTACCTTCCATTGGACAGCAAACCGCTGAATTTTCAGCAAATAAAACATTTACTAGACTTTGACCAGCAGGTTTCCATCACATTTGATGCTCATGAAAAGGTACTTGCCTGCAGAAGCTATGTTGATGAAAAAATGAAGGCTTCTGAATCCAAATATTACGGAGTAAATACTGGTTTTGGCTATCTGCAGAATGTACAAATCAGTACCGATCAGATTGAACAGCTGCAATACAACCTGATAGTATCACATGCCTGCGGATTGGGTGAAGAAGTACCCGAACCTATCGTAAAACTCATGATGATGCTGAAAATTAAGCAACTGAGTTATGGAAAAAGCGGAGTAAGTATCAACACGGTTATCCGATTGATGGACATGTACAATCATCAGATTATTCCGGTTATCTATACACAGGGATCATTGGGCGCATCCGGTGACCTGGCCCCTTTAAGTCATATGAGTCTGCCATTACTAGGTTTGGGTGAAGTGAATTATAAGGGAAAGAGAATGACTTCAGCAGAAGCCCTTGCCATTATGAATTGGGAGCCCATTCATTTACAGAGTAAAGAAGGGCTAGCATTGATTAATGGAACTCAGTTTATGAATGCCTATGGATTGTATTGCTTAAAAAAAGCGGAACATTTATTAAAAATGGCCGACCTGATTGCAGCTTTATCAATAGACGCATTCGCTTGTGTTATCGAGCCATTTCACGAAGCAATACATGCAATAAGAGGACACAAGGGGCAAAAAGCTACAGCTGAAAAAATCAGACAATATCTGAATGGCAGTTCCATTGTCTCTCAGCCGAAATCACAGGTACAGGATCCTTATTCTTTCCGGTGTATTCCGCAGGTTCACGGAGCAAGCAAGGATGCATTTGACCATATACTTTCTGTATTCATGCAGGAAGTGAATGCCGTAACCGACAACCCGAATGTTTTCCCTGAATTAGATCTGATTTTAAGTGGGGGGAATTTTCATGGCCAGCCACTTGCTATTAATCTGGATTATTTGTGTATTGCCATGAGTGAAATGGCCAGTATCTCTGAAAGAAGAACCTATCAGTTAATATCAGGTCAGCGCAGTCTGCCGCTTTTTTTGGTGAAAAACGCAGGATTAAATTCCGGGTTTATGATTCCTCAATACACTGCTGCAGGAATTGTTAGCGAAAATAAACAGCTTTGTACCCCCTCTTCCGTAGACAGTATATCTAGCTCTAATAATCAGGAAGACCATGTTAGCATGGGGGCCAATGCGGCAACCAAGTGTTTTCGCTTAATACAAAACGTAGAGAAAGTACTGGCCATTGAATTAATGACTGCGGCTCAGGCAATGGATTTCCGAAGACCGGCAACCACTTCACCTATACTCGAAATTTTAATAAAGGAATACAGGGAATTAGTTTCTTTTAATGATGCGGATAGAATTTTACATACTGACATGGTAAAATCAATTAATTTTATCGCCCGTTATGAAACCGGGAAATTGTAG
- the ung gene encoding uracil-DNA glycosylase, which translates to MNVQMEEGWKELLSKEFEKPFFQKLALHLRTEKATKAVIYPPGPLIFNAFNSTPFQTLKVVILGQDPYHGPGQAHGLSFSVPEGVKPPPSLLNIFKELHQDIGMPMPSTGNLSAWAKQGVLLLNAVLTVRANEPASHAKIGWMDFTDAVIRKISSEKQGVIFLLWGKFAQEKQALIDETKNYVLKAAHPSPFSADKGFFGCKHFSKTNELLVQQGLDPIDWQLP; encoded by the coding sequence ATGAATGTTCAAATGGAAGAAGGCTGGAAAGAATTGCTCTCCAAAGAGTTTGAAAAACCTTTCTTTCAGAAGTTAGCACTTCATTTGCGAACAGAGAAAGCCACAAAAGCTGTTATTTACCCTCCCGGGCCTTTGATATTCAACGCTTTTAACAGCACCCCCTTTCAAACTTTGAAAGTAGTTATCCTGGGGCAGGATCCCTATCATGGGCCAGGTCAAGCACATGGTTTAAGTTTTTCGGTACCAGAGGGAGTAAAACCGCCGCCTTCACTGTTAAATATATTCAAAGAGTTGCACCAGGATATCGGAATGCCAATGCCCAGTACAGGGAACCTTAGTGCCTGGGCTAAACAGGGTGTTCTACTTTTAAATGCCGTTTTAACGGTTAGGGCCAATGAACCGGCCAGCCATGCTAAAATTGGATGGATGGATTTTACTGATGCAGTAATAAGGAAAATCTCATCTGAAAAACAGGGGGTGATATTTTTACTTTGGGGAAAGTTTGCACAGGAAAAACAGGCACTGATAGATGAAACAAAAAATTACGTACTGAAAGCAGCCCACCCCTCTCCGTTTAGTGCAGATAAAGGGTTCTTTGGATGTAAACATTTTAGTAAGACCAATGAACTGCTGGTTCAGCAGGGATTGGATCCCATTGACTGGCAATTGCCTTAA